A stretch of the Enoplosus armatus isolate fEnoArm2 chromosome 13, fEnoArm2.hap1, whole genome shotgun sequence genome encodes the following:
- the LOC139295260 gene encoding myotonin-protein kinase: MSKGPGLGAPDLAEGPQTMGPVGLQTLLDLLVGVYQEFYSSPFAREKYVSGFLQWAETLVRQVKRTRIKREDFHILKVIGRGTFSEVAVARMRSTQQVYALKIMNKWDMLRRGETACYQEEREVLLRGDRRWITELHYAFQDDNYLYLVMDYYVGGDLLTLLSKFGDRISEDMAQFYLAEMVMAIDSIHRLGYVHRDIKPDNVLLTADGHIRLGDFGSCLRLLEDGMVHSSLAVGTPDYLSPEILRAVEGGGGYGPECDWWALGICAYEMLLGTTPFYAESITETYAKIIHFQEYFEFPPSDPEISDEARSFITGLICEREVRLGRKGSSDFRSHPFFCGLDWGSLHKLPAPFLPEVSNPTDTSNFDILDDCLSEMETLSGVVDRAPIGVHLAFVGYSYTATSQTGAIDRSRDIMLQIDHTRVRGGESLYAPEKPSQLWQLTDTLPDDLPSPLELPLTLEQGPTASTHTTTTTEDEEETDQISGLDEDLQRRLQEAERKYCELEKEMERLKGEMQDWRAPKETELSICPASLALPAHCMDAPGDRERAPPACHYPLVIPLHRHLLLFHRVRLPQVTSESYLLVCAEGGELQAWERHCNAELS, encoded by the exons CTGAGACCCTGGTGAGGCAGGTGAAGAGGACTCGCATCAAAAGAGAAGACTTCCACATCCTGAAGGTGATCGGCCGAGGCACATTCAGTGAG GTTGCTGTGGCAAGGATGCGCAGCACGCAACAAGTGTACGCTCTGAAGATCATGAACAAGTGGGACATGCTGAGGCGGGGGGAG ACAGCATGTTaccaggaggagagggaggtttTGCTGAGGGGTGACAGACGCTGGATCACAGAGTTGCACTATGCCTTTCAGGATGACAACTACCTG taCCTGGTGATGGATTACTATGTAGGGGGAGACCTGCTGACTCTGCTCAGTAAGTTTGGAGACCGGATCTCTGAGGACATGGCTCAGTTCTACCTGGCTGAGATGGTCATGGCCATTGACTCTATCCACAGGCTGGGTTATGTACACAG AGACATCAAACCTGACAACGTCCTGCTGACAGCTGACGGACACATCAGACTAGGAGACTTTGGTTCCTGTCTGAGGCTCCTAGAGGATGGGATG GTTCACTCATCCCTAGCAGTTGGGACCCCGGACTATTTGTCTCCGGAGATTTTAAGGGCCGTAGAGGGAGGTGGAGGTTATGGCCCTGAATGTGACTGGTGGGCTCTGGGTATCTGCGCCTATGAGATGCTGCTGGGGACCACACCCTTCTACGCAGAGTCCATCACTGAAACGTATGCCAAGATCATCCACTTTCAG GAGTATTTTGAGTTCCCTCCTTCTGACCCCGAGATCTCAGACGAGGCTCGGTCCTTCATCACTGGGCTCATCTGCGAGAGGGAAGTCCGCCTGGGTAGGAAAGGCTCCAGTGACTTCAGGAGCCATCCGTTCTTCTGCGGACTGGACTGGGGCTCCCTGCATAAACTCCCTGCCCCCTTCCTGCCTGAGGTGTCCAATCCAACTGACACCTCCAACTTTGACATTCTGGACGACTGTCTCAGTGAAATG GAGACGCTGTCTGGCGTGGTGGACAGGGCCCCAATAGGAGTGCACTTGGCTTTTGTTGGATACTCTTACACCGCCACCAG CCAGACGGGTGCCATCGACCGCAGTCGAGACATCATGTTGCAGATTGACCACACAAGGGTCAGGGGCGGTGAGAGTCTTTACGCGCCGGAGAAACCG AGCCAACTGTGGCAGCTTACAGACACTCTACCGGATGATCTGCCTTCACCACTGGAGCTCCCGCTCACTCTGGAGCAAGGTCCGACTGCATCcacccacaccaccaccaccaccgaggacgaggaggagactGACCAAATATCAGGACTCGATGAAGACTTGCAGAG ACGGTTGCAAGAGGCCGAGAGGAAATATTGCGAGctggagaaagaaatggagagacTGAAGGGGGAGATGCAGGACTGGAGAGCCCCCAAGGAGACAG agctgagTATCTGCCCAGCATCTCTTGCTCTGCCTGCCCACTGTATGGACGCACCGGGGGAT agggagagagcgccCCCAGCCTGCCATTACCCGCTGGTGATCCCTCTCCACCGCCACCTGCTCCTGTTCCACAGG GTTCGCCTGCCACAGGTGACGAGTGAGTCCTACCTGCTGGTGTGTGCAGAAGGGGGGGAGCTCCAAGCCTGGGAGAGACACTGCAATGCTGAGCTCTCCTGA